One window from the genome of Microcoleus sp. bin38.metabat.b11b12b14.051 encodes:
- a CDS encoding HhoA/HhoB/HtrA family serine endopeptidase — MSNKNMPATNLPSRRLSLPKKLAFLSLVLLGSTATVGCNGLSSAQVPGSSNAIKSEPATAPISALPANILPNQDANFVTKVVQEVGPAVVRINSSRTVKTQQPDILDEPFLRRFFGPDSPTSQPEKQVQRGSGSGFVFGSDGRILTNAHVVDGADTVTVKFKDGRELAGKVLGVDTVTDVAVVKVEATNLPVVSLGKSEELQPGEWAIAIGNPLGLDNTVTVGIISATGRSSADVGVPDKRVSFIQTDAAINPGNSGGPLLNQRGQVIGMNTAIIQGAQGLGFAIPIDRAQQIANQLVTAGKAEHPYLGVRMLGITPEVKAEFNKNPNPKLRLTEDKGVLVLGIAKDSPAAQAGIRLADVIKKINGKEVSDAGSVQQIVENSKVGTNLELELSRGGQPVTVAVKAGAFPAADKQQ, encoded by the coding sequence ATGTCAAACAAAAATATGCCTGCTACCAATCTGCCTTCTCGCCGTCTTTCCTTGCCGAAAAAACTGGCTTTTTTATCCTTGGTTTTGCTCGGCTCCACCGCAACAGTTGGGTGCAACGGCCTAAGTTCTGCCCAAGTTCCTGGAAGTTCTAACGCAATCAAATCAGAACCTGCAACAGCACCAATCTCAGCATTGCCTGCCAATATACTGCCGAATCAAGATGCTAATTTTGTGACTAAAGTTGTGCAGGAAGTCGGCCCGGCAGTGGTACGTATCAATTCTTCTCGCACGGTAAAAACTCAACAGCCTGATATTTTGGACGAGCCGTTTTTACGCCGCTTCTTCGGCCCAGATTCTCCAACGAGCCAACCGGAAAAGCAGGTTCAGCGGGGCTCCGGTTCGGGTTTTGTGTTTGGTTCCGACGGTCGCATTTTGACTAACGCTCACGTTGTTGACGGCGCGGATACGGTGACAGTTAAATTTAAGGACGGCCGCGAATTGGCAGGCAAAGTTTTGGGGGTAGATACAGTTACTGATGTGGCTGTTGTTAAGGTTGAAGCTACCAATTTACCTGTGGTAAGTTTGGGCAAATCTGAAGAGTTACAGCCGGGAGAATGGGCGATCGCGATCGGCAATCCCCTCGGTTTAGATAATACCGTCACTGTGGGGATTATTAGCGCCACAGGCCGCTCTAGCGCCGATGTTGGCGTTCCCGACAAGCGCGTTAGCTTTATTCAAACCGATGCTGCAATCAATCCCGGCAATTCCGGCGGCCCGTTGCTGAACCAGCGCGGTCAAGTTATCGGCATGAATACGGCGATTATTCAAGGCGCCCAAGGGTTGGGTTTTGCGATTCCGATCGATCGAGCACAACAAATTGCCAACCAATTAGTCACAGCAGGAAAAGCCGAACATCCCTATCTCGGCGTTCGGATGTTGGGCATTACTCCCGAAGTCAAGGCAGAATTTAATAAAAATCCCAACCCCAAATTGAGGCTGACTGAGGATAAAGGCGTGTTAGTTTTGGGAATTGCCAAAGATTCTCCGGCGGCACAAGCTGGGATTCGTCTTGCTGACGTGATTAAGAAAATCAACGGTAAAGAAGTCAGCGATGCTGGCAGCGTACAGCAAATTGTCGAGAATAGCAAAGTAGGCACCAATCTGGAACTTGAGTTGAGCCGCGGCGGACAACCTGTTACTGTGGCAGTGAAAGCTGGTGCTTTTCCAGCAGCCGACAAGCAGCAGTAG
- a CDS encoding transposase — translation MFGCQQVLIKPDQELQAILEFICGEANKLHNCAVYYGRQMYFKAHQFVRPFDLINKLKRNPHYGALCAQAAQQVCGAVGESIKSYKGLIKLFQEGGLEHRPKLINYREKDGLHLIAYPKQALGKKLLDGQIVIPLGQKVQAWFGLKNFKLAMPANLEYSEIRELRILPRNGCFYAEFVYKVRAIDVTLDPLLALGIDPGLNNWLTIVSNAGTSMIVDGLHLKSLNRWYNKQVSTLKDDKPQGFWSKRLAAITEKRNRQVRDAVNKAARQVVNHCLENHIGTVVFGWNKAQKDSANMGKKTNQKFVQIPTARLKTRIAQLCQQYGIQFVETEESYTSKASFVDADLLPTFGEKPEGWKESGKRTKRGLYRTAQNWYINADCNGAANILRKVSMTLGLDLSRVSRGALTRPTRSHIWVTVQRKSGETRL, via the coding sequence ATGTTTGGATGCCAACAAGTTTTAATCAAGCCAGATCAAGAGCTTCAGGCGATTCTAGAGTTCATTTGTGGCGAAGCAAACAAGCTACATAATTGTGCGGTTTACTACGGTCGTCAGATGTATTTCAAGGCTCATCAGTTTGTCAGACCTTTTGACCTAATCAACAAACTGAAACGCAATCCCCATTACGGCGCGTTATGTGCTCAAGCCGCGCAACAGGTTTGTGGCGCTGTAGGAGAATCCATTAAGTCCTACAAGGGCTTGATTAAGCTGTTTCAAGAAGGCGGTTTAGAGCATCGTCCGAAGCTCATTAACTACCGCGAAAAAGACGGGCTTCATCTCATTGCCTACCCAAAGCAAGCACTGGGAAAGAAGTTGCTGGACGGTCAAATTGTTATCCCGTTAGGGCAAAAAGTTCAAGCTTGGTTTGGGTTGAAAAACTTCAAGCTGGCAATGCCAGCAAACCTTGAGTATTCAGAGATTCGAGAACTCAGAATCTTGCCGCGCAATGGCTGCTTTTATGCTGAGTTCGTCTACAAAGTTCGAGCGATTGACGTGACACTCGATCCGTTATTAGCGCTGGGGATTGATCCAGGGTTGAACAATTGGCTGACAATAGTGAGTAATGCAGGAACGTCAATGATTGTGGACGGTTTGCATCTTAAGTCTTTGAATCGCTGGTATAACAAACAAGTTTCAACCCTGAAGGACGATAAGCCCCAAGGGTTTTGGTCTAAGCGATTAGCCGCCATTACTGAAAAGCGAAATCGGCAGGTCAGAGATGCTGTTAACAAAGCTGCTCGACAGGTCGTCAACCACTGTTTGGAGAATCATATTGGCACAGTTGTTTTTGGCTGGAATAAAGCACAAAAAGACAGCGCCAACATGGGCAAAAAAACCAATCAGAAGTTTGTGCAGATTCCCACGGCTAGATTAAAGACCCGTATCGCCCAATTGTGCCAACAGTATGGGATTCAGTTTGTCGAAACTGAGGAATCATACACCTCTAAGGCTTCGTTTGTCGATGCTGACTTGCTACCTACGTTCGGTGAAAAACCCGAAGGGTGGAAGGAATCGGGCAAACGGACAAAACGCGGATTGTATCGAACTGCTCAAAACTGGTACATCAACGCAGATTGTAATGGCGCTGCCAACATTCTGCGTAAAGTAAGCATGACGCTGGGGTTAGACCTTAGCCGAGTGTCTAGGGGCGCTTTGACTCGTCCCACTCGGAGTCATATCTGGGTGACAGTTCAAAGGAAAAGCGGAGAGACACGGCTTTGA
- the tnpA gene encoding IS200/IS605 family transposase: MASLSKTDLEYRHEGNAVSMINYHFVFVPKRRRPVLTQKVAERLQEIIFELVVENRWKLIAVEIMPDHVHLLLNIKPSDSASDVMRRIKGRSAKLLRDEFPQLLKLPCMWTPSYFVGSVGNVSTEIVRKYIEQQNGK, encoded by the coding sequence ATGGCTAGTTTATCAAAAACAGACTTGGAGTATCGGCACGAAGGAAATGCCGTGTCGATGATTAACTATCACTTTGTCTTTGTTCCAAAGCGTCGCCGCCCTGTGCTAACCCAAAAGGTCGCAGAACGGCTTCAAGAAATCATTTTTGAGCTTGTTGTAGAAAATCGATGGAAGTTAATCGCTGTTGAAATAATGCCTGACCATGTTCATTTGCTGCTAAACATCAAGCCGAGCGATTCAGCTTCGGACGTAATGCGAAGAATTAAAGGCAGGTCAGCAAAGCTTCTAAGAGATGAGTTCCCGCAATTGCTAAAACTGCCTTGTATGTGGACTCCTAGTTATTTTGTTGGGAGTGTTGGCAATGTCTCGACTGAAATTGTTCGCAAGTATATCGAGCAGCAAAATGGAAAATAG
- a CDS encoding glycosyltransferase, translating into MGESETLLPQIFGELAIGFDFPKNYDMVILYTLQPISGMNISIIGDQNYILGIAALLKSIELNITEDPNLPVSITVVSTGINTQQRKLLQDCCKYEIEWEEVKPNYGGLLSLSGSKLTYARLEPEKYTKAKDRLIWLDSDMIVLGSLDPLWNLDFEGMPVAAALNVWGNPNNPADKKPYFNAGLLVFNLKLWEQENLSEKMIDNARINLWCDCDQGTSNSVLAGRWKRLEQIWNNPDTDDMSTRVMHFISSPKPWESPQPNELWLEMLSQTPFKDELSRIKTNSDLMSRLKVKYKRWEPWLTEPTTKIKSYIKNRQR; encoded by the coding sequence TTGGGTGAGTCAGAAACTCTGTTGCCGCAAATTTTCGGGGAATTGGCGATCGGGTTTGACTTCCCCAAAAATTATGATATGGTTATTTTATATACACTTCAACCCATCAGTGGAATGAACATATCCATTATTGGCGATCAAAATTACATTTTGGGGATAGCAGCGCTGCTGAAGTCCATAGAACTCAATATCACTGAAGATCCAAACTTGCCCGTTAGCATTACGGTGGTATCGACAGGTATAAATACACAGCAAAGAAAACTGTTGCAAGATTGCTGCAAATATGAGATTGAATGGGAAGAAGTTAAGCCGAATTACGGGGGATTGCTTTCCCTGTCGGGTTCTAAGCTGACTTACGCGAGATTGGAACCGGAGAAATACACAAAAGCCAAAGATAGGCTGATTTGGCTTGACAGTGACATGATTGTTCTGGGGAGTTTAGATCCGCTGTGGAACCTAGACTTTGAAGGAATGCCGGTGGCCGCAGCGCTCAATGTCTGGGGAAATCCCAACAATCCGGCCGATAAAAAGCCTTATTTTAATGCTGGTCTTTTAGTTTTTAATCTCAAGCTTTGGGAGCAAGAAAATCTCTCAGAAAAAATGATCGATAACGCTCGGATTAACCTTTGGTGCGATTGCGATCAGGGTACATCAAATTCTGTGTTAGCGGGAAGGTGGAAGCGATTAGAGCAGATATGGAACAATCCCGATACAGATGATATGTCCACGAGAGTGATGCACTTTATCTCTAGTCCGAAACCTTGGGAAAGCCCGCAACCTAATGAATTATGGCTGGAGATGTTATCTCAAACACCGTTTAAGGACGAACTGAGCCGAATTAAAACTAATTCTGATTTGATGTCGAGGCTCAAGGTAAAATACAAAAGATGGGAGCCGTGGCTGACTGAACCAACCACAAAAATTAAGAGCTATATCAAAAATCGACAAAGGTAA
- a CDS encoding murein transglycosylase A: MSKSFRYQLLAIACCVLAIAFSVPAIAIPALQPISISQLQASELESIAFDAQIWGENGKPGDKQLLLKSIDHSLGYLNSQAAASAYSRYRVAGITRDRVRRSLDRFRELVVSSTTPAQLQESVKREFVFYKSIGKDNKGTVAFTGYFEPTYQASRTPNSEYRYPLYRVPPNLGSWPKPHPTRLELEGADALQGNKGLLRGLELVWLRDRFQAFLVHVQGSAKLQLTDGGVMTVGFAGKTSQSYTGVGRELVKDGKFSLDQLTLPKLNEYFSNFPAEMDKYLPKNQSFVFFRDTNGSPATGSIGVPVTAERSIATDKGLMPPGALALISTKLPYPNAAGKLEQSAVNRFVLDQDTGGAIKGAGRVDVFMGTGDLAGDRAGYINSTGELYYPLLK; the protein is encoded by the coding sequence TTGAGTAAGAGTTTTCGTTATCAGCTATTGGCGATCGCCTGTTGTGTTTTGGCGATCGCCTTTTCAGTACCCGCGATCGCAATTCCGGCGCTGCAACCTATTAGTATAAGTCAATTGCAGGCGAGTGAGTTGGAGTCGATCGCCTTTGATGCTCAAATCTGGGGCGAAAATGGCAAACCGGGGGATAAGCAATTGCTGTTAAAGTCGATCGACCACAGCCTCGGTTATCTTAACTCCCAGGCGGCGGCGAGTGCTTACAGTCGCTATCGGGTCGCAGGTATTACCCGCGATCGAGTTCGGCGATCGCTCGATCGATTCCGCGAATTAGTTGTCAGTTCTACAACTCCAGCACAACTCCAGGAATCTGTCAAGCGGGAGTTTGTGTTTTATAAGTCGATCGGCAAAGACAACAAAGGAACAGTTGCATTTACCGGTTATTTCGAGCCGACTTACCAGGCATCTCGCACGCCTAATTCCGAATACCGTTACCCCCTGTACAGAGTGCCACCAAACCTGGGTTCTTGGCCGAAACCTCACCCAACCAGATTGGAATTGGAAGGTGCGGATGCTTTGCAAGGAAACAAAGGATTGCTGCGGGGATTAGAATTAGTCTGGTTGCGCGATCGCTTCCAAGCATTTCTCGTCCACGTCCAAGGTTCCGCGAAGTTACAACTAACAGACGGTGGCGTCATGACAGTAGGTTTCGCGGGGAAAACCAGTCAGAGTTATACAGGTGTCGGGCGAGAATTAGTTAAGGACGGCAAGTTTAGTTTAGACCAGCTAACATTGCCCAAACTAAACGAATATTTTAGCAATTTTCCAGCAGAGATGGACAAGTATTTGCCGAAAAATCAAAGCTTTGTCTTCTTCCGAGATACCAACGGATCGCCTGCTACCGGCAGCATTGGAGTGCCTGTAACTGCCGAAAGGTCGATCGCCACCGACAAAGGTTTAATGCCCCCCGGCGCGCTAGCATTAATTAGCACAAAACTGCCCTATCCCAATGCAGCAGGGAAACTCGAACAAAGTGCAGTGAATCGGTTTGTACTGGATCAAGATACTGGTGGTGCAATTAAAGGCGCGGGGAGAGTTGACGTATTTATGGGGACTGGTGACTTGGCGGGCGATCGGGCGGGTTATATCAACTCTACTGGAGAACTGTATTATCCGCTATTAAAGTAG